One genomic window of Actinoplanes lobatus includes the following:
- a CDS encoding FUSC family protein, with protein MVLSSLAANVDPITLVVTGLVLCALVVTLLRRTVRPVVEDACRTALDRMRPHLPAELRRLARRCYERVEPATVREVLVTTLAAGIAWNAADMLHLVGPVTAAIIATLSVQMTSHASLRAGAQRLIGTGAGIALSVAAWNVFGLNAWSIAVIAGLGLAVGRVLRLGDASVLVPLTSLGILVGGTAVTEAFVWERVAATALGIVVGVILSPLVGGMTPLERARVKATHLSTEIARLLRRLGNGVQDGYDREQAEQWLARSRELDEDLEDAIAAVEELTKQARWSLTTPIAKVTPLDEKVRALEHGVHQLNSVARSMFDAAATSHTPAVPKRLGQVLIAVSEAFEAHASDAGKLEQVLNDLRETRQRTLRQVRTETEDTGVLVLTGSIMTDIDRMAGSLERSAPALAVGVREPGPAVPAVSEVLPAVRMIWEKTVTTRADR; from the coding sequence ATGGTGCTCAGCTCGCTCGCCGCCAACGTTGACCCGATCACCCTCGTCGTCACCGGTCTCGTGCTCTGCGCACTGGTCGTTACCCTGCTGCGCCGCACCGTCCGCCCCGTCGTGGAGGACGCCTGCCGCACCGCCCTCGACCGGATGCGACCGCACCTGCCCGCCGAGCTGCGCCGGCTGGCCCGCCGCTGCTACGAGCGCGTCGAGCCGGCCACCGTCCGCGAGGTCCTGGTCACCACCCTCGCCGCCGGGATCGCCTGGAACGCCGCCGACATGCTGCACCTGGTCGGCCCGGTCACCGCCGCGATCATCGCGACCCTGTCGGTGCAGATGACCTCGCACGCGTCACTGCGCGCGGGTGCCCAGCGCCTGATCGGCACGGGCGCCGGGATCGCGCTCTCGGTCGCGGCGTGGAACGTGTTCGGCCTCAACGCGTGGTCGATCGCGGTGATCGCCGGTCTCGGCCTGGCCGTGGGCCGGGTGCTGCGCCTCGGCGACGCCTCGGTGCTCGTGCCGCTCACCTCGCTCGGCATCCTGGTCGGCGGCACCGCCGTCACCGAGGCGTTCGTGTGGGAGCGCGTCGCCGCCACCGCCCTCGGCATCGTGGTCGGCGTGATCCTGTCGCCGCTGGTCGGCGGCATGACCCCACTGGAGCGCGCGCGCGTCAAGGCCACCCACCTGTCGACCGAGATCGCCCGGCTGCTGCGCCGGCTGGGCAACGGCGTCCAGGACGGGTACGACCGCGAACAGGCCGAGCAGTGGCTGGCCCGCTCCCGGGAACTGGACGAGGACCTCGAGGACGCGATCGCCGCCGTGGAGGAGCTGACCAAGCAGGCCCGCTGGTCGCTGACCACCCCGATCGCCAAGGTCACCCCGCTCGACGAGAAGGTCCGTGCCCTGGAGCACGGGGTGCACCAGCTCAACTCGGTGGCCCGGTCGATGTTCGACGCGGCCGCCACCTCGCACACCCCGGCCGTGCCGAAGCGCCTCGGCCAGGTGCTGATCGCCGTCTCCGAGGCGTTCGAGGCGCACGCCTCCGACGCCGGCAAGCTGGAGCAGGTGCTCAACGACCTGCGCGAGACCCGTCAGCGGACGCTACGGCAGGTGCGCACCGAGACCGAGGACACCGGTGTGCTGGTGCTCACCGGATCGATCATGACCGACATCGACCGGATGGCCGGCAGCCTGGAGCGGTCCGCCCCGGCCCTCGCGGTCGGCGTCCGCGAGCCCGGCCCGGCCGTCCCGGCGGTCTCCGAGGTGCTGCCCGCGGTCCGGATGATCTGGGAGAAGACGGTCACCACGAGGGCAGACCGCTAG
- a CDS encoding xylulokinase, giving the protein MADLREAIDQGRTALGIELGSTRIKAVLTGPDHTAIAVGSHDWENQFVDRTWTYSLEAVWEGLQGCFAALALDVRAKHGTELRTIGALGVSAMMHGYLAFDGDDELLTPFRTWRNTNTGDASEALSELFGYNIPHRWSIAHLYQAVLNGEEHLGRIAHLTTLAGYVHWKLSGRQVLGVGDASGMFPIDIATGGYDTRMLGQFDELAAGRVPLKLAELLPAVLPAGEAAGTLTEEGARLLDPTGGLQPGAAMCPPEGDAGTGMVATNSVARRTGNISAGTSIFAMIVLDGELSRRHPEIDLVTTPAGDLVAMVHCNNGASELNSWAGLFAEFATALGAKADSNAVFETLFKAALDGAPDGGGLMAFNYLSGEPITKLHEGRPLFLREPGSSLNLATFMRTQLYSALATLRIGMDVLQKAESVQLDRMFAHGGLFKTEGVAQRLLAAAIDTPVAVGDSASEGGAWGIAVLAAFRTARTPGQSLDAFLTDVVFAGARLDTAEPDAADVEGFNAFMRRYVAALPVEEAATRHS; this is encoded by the coding sequence ATGGCTGACTTGCGCGAGGCGATCGACCAGGGGCGGACCGCCCTGGGCATCGAGCTGGGATCGACCCGCATCAAGGCGGTGCTGACCGGCCCGGACCACACGGCGATCGCGGTCGGCAGCCACGACTGGGAGAACCAGTTCGTCGACCGGACCTGGACCTACTCCCTCGAGGCGGTGTGGGAGGGGCTCCAGGGCTGCTTCGCCGCGCTCGCTCTTGACGTGCGCGCCAAGCACGGCACCGAGCTGCGCACGATCGGCGCTCTCGGCGTCTCCGCCATGATGCACGGCTACCTGGCGTTCGACGGCGACGACGAGCTGCTCACCCCGTTCCGCACCTGGCGCAACACCAACACCGGTGACGCGTCCGAGGCGCTCAGCGAGCTGTTCGGCTACAACATCCCGCACCGCTGGAGCATCGCCCACCTCTACCAGGCGGTCCTCAACGGTGAGGAGCACCTCGGCCGGATCGCCCACCTCACCACCCTCGCCGGGTACGTGCACTGGAAGCTCTCCGGCCGGCAGGTACTCGGTGTCGGCGACGCCAGCGGCATGTTCCCGATCGACATCGCCACCGGCGGCTACGACACCCGCATGCTCGGCCAGTTCGACGAGCTGGCCGCCGGCCGGGTGCCGCTGAAGCTGGCCGAGCTGCTGCCGGCCGTGCTGCCCGCGGGCGAGGCGGCCGGCACGCTGACCGAGGAGGGCGCACGGCTGCTCGACCCGACCGGCGGCCTCCAGCCGGGCGCCGCCATGTGCCCGCCGGAGGGTGACGCCGGCACCGGCATGGTGGCCACCAATTCGGTGGCCCGCCGTACCGGCAACATCAGCGCGGGCACCAGCATCTTCGCCATGATCGTGCTGGACGGCGAGCTGAGCCGCCGGCACCCGGAGATCGACCTGGTCACCACCCCGGCCGGCGACCTGGTGGCGATGGTGCACTGCAACAACGGCGCCAGCGAGCTGAACTCGTGGGCCGGCCTGTTCGCCGAGTTCGCCACCGCGCTGGGGGCGAAGGCGGACAGCAACGCGGTCTTCGAGACGCTGTTCAAGGCCGCGCTGGACGGCGCACCGGACGGCGGCGGCCTGATGGCGTTCAACTACCTGTCCGGTGAGCCGATCACGAAGCTGCACGAGGGCCGGCCGCTGTTCCTGCGGGAGCCGGGCAGCAGCCTGAATCTGGCCACCTTCATGCGGACCCAGTTGTACTCGGCCCTGGCCACGCTGCGCATCGGCATGGACGTGCTCCAGAAGGCCGAGTCGGTGCAGCTGGACCGGATGTTCGCGCACGGCGGCCTGTTCAAGACCGAGGGGGTGGCGCAGCGGCTGCTCGCGGCCGCCATCGACACCCCGGTCGCGGTCGGCGACTCGGCCTCCGAGGGCGGCGCCTGGGGCATCGCGGTGCTGGCCGCCTTCCGCACCGCCCGCACGCCCGGCCAGAGCCTGGACGCCTTCCTGACCGACGTCGTCTTCGCCGGCGCACGGCTGGACACCGCCGAGCCGGATGCGGCGGACGTCGAGGGCTTCAACGCCTTCATGCGGCGGTACGTGGCCGCGCTCCCGGTCGAGGAGGCGGCGACCCGTCACAGCTGA